TGTAGATGTAAAAGTTGAGTAGTCCGTACAGAgccactgaaaaaaaaaatcccggaAATTCCGTAAGAACCGAAATACAGATTATtctgtgaaaagaaaaattacggAATTCGCTTGAATTGCGGTAGTTGGTGCTGAGCTGAGCTATGAAATTATCTTGAAGAACACCAATGCCGTAGCGGAGAAACGTCACCGAGATACTGATGCTAAGCACGAATAGCACAAGTAgagtcaaaaatttcaatcgcatatctgtagaaaaaaaaagatcagatTTATCGccgaaaattataaaaaaaatttatggtaCCAAAGAAAGGCATCGATCTGAGTTCACTGTATGCCTTGATCATTAACAAAACCAAATAGGCCAGATATATGGCTGAGGCTACAATGAGGAATACCTTAAATCCCTAtaggatatttaaaaaatgaaattaaatacaAGTCCCTTTTACtgtgaaatcaaatttgattacgTAAAAATGTTCCGTATCTAGTTTGTAGCTGAAAGTAGGGTCGTTGACTTCTTCGATTTCTTGCCATACAGCTACTATAATCATTGAAAGCCAGATGGAACCGACAAGAAGTATTTTCGGTAGGTAAAAGATTAAACGCCGATCATTTTGTCGAAGTCCGTGATAAACACATAGCCAAAAAAGGAGCAGTGCACTTATGAAGGTAATTTGGAATACGGCGTCAAGAGCTCCTGGAAACCACGAATCGATCAAGAAGCTCAATGAGAATAAGGGATCTATGAAAAGCATGGGGAATAATTAGTAAATAAAATATCTATATTAACAATATTAGTACCATTGTAAAGAATAAGCAGCGGCATCAAAACTGACATCCATCTCTGTTCCAGGGACCAATTGACGACCGAATATTTTTTCATGCAGAGAAAATACCAGCACTgaaaatacaaattaaaactgcgtttaaaaaaaaggaattttttttctatcgaaacaaaattttactcACCGTAACTATGAATGTGCTCAGCAAGAAAACGAATCGGAACCAAATTTCAAGACGCGTGAATGCCGGGTTGTAGCTTCGAAACTGAAGAAATCATGACGAGATAAAACAGATTTTTGGTTAGCTGGGGGACCCTAAGGATTCTCTCCGATTTCGTCCAATTCCGGTTGCCCGTCGAGATGGCCGAGCCATCCCTCGAGCAACCAATAATTATGGTTTCGTTTTCAGAAATAGCAGACTCACGAAAAAGATGACATCTCTGATGACGTATCTGTTATGGATGCTCTCCAATCCGTAAAAACGTATTGTCAAGGCGTAATGGGAGTAGTCAAAGTAACCCATGTgcaaaattagaatttcacTGCAGTTTTGCCGTTCACATTGCAAATCCCTCGTCCTTtcaagcaaaacaaaacaaaaaaataataagaaacggCATAAGTTAGTGTTGTTaccaataaattaaattttgatacCGGTTGTGCGTGTGATCGTTAGAGACCATCTTGATGACTTGATCGTCTTCAATGATTCCGTCCATTGCAATGCTcacgtgaaattttttttcgaaactttcGTCTATTCGTcgtaatgggaaaaaaaattatatcgaTCAattcaggaaaatgaattaaaatgaaGGCAAGAGTACCATCTTTATTTTCAGTCACGATCTGAGCAATCACCCAGAACTGTTGATGGTAAGATGTTAGCAAAGGGGTGGCGAGATAGTACGGTCCGGTAGCCATATCGCTCCCGTTGGGATGACCATTGACCTGAGAAATGCTCTGGTTGGTGGTGGACGTGATGGGAGGacctatttaaaaataattaaaagtaaGGTGGAAGATTTTGGTTGATTGCGTTTCTGTATTGCTAGACCTACCTGCTAGACCGATGAAAACGCACATGCCAAAACAGGCAAAAAAGGCCAAGAAAACCAATCCAAATTCTCGTTTGTGCATCGAATACAATCGCATTTGAACGGACCTAAAAAGACGGTTGTAAAAATGTGAACAATATTCCTTAGGTTTTTGATACACTATACCTTTCGCATCGGTCGTGATGATAGGCTGGAGCAATGAATCGACTGAATTCGCTGCAAAGGTCACAAAATTGTGACATTTGATTTCGTGCTTTACCAAAAGATCCCCAAACGGAAAAACTTAAATCAGGATCCGAAtccattttcatgtttttcttttacacacCGAAAATTTAAACTAAGGCCTGCTTTAGACAGAATGCAATGAAAGGCAGGCGATACAATCTAAAGAACATCGCCAAGCCATTCCGCCGACTACACTCGTCGGCAACTGGGGGGGAACAGTAGTATTGATTTTACGCTTGTCGATGCGCCTGCGCAGGGTTTAACGCCAGCGCAAAAGCACCCCCACAAGTCCAttcacattttaaatttgctcATGGGTATACCAAGTATTAAAAAGCACAGAATAAATATACTGATTTGATATATACAGGAATTTgaaagaaagttaaaaaatattgtaattgctgaattaaaaattatagaaTTTGTCTTACTGGAAACGTGGAACAGAAGCTGGTAAAAACGTCACCAACGCCAAAAAACTagggggaaatttttttattaagtcAGTATTTATACACGAGAAACAAAagtcaaaaacattttttttcttttgcaaatCGACGATGTCAAATTATTCCTGTAATGCAAAATAATGGAACTAAGAAagcaacattatttttttatggtcATTTTTCTCATCGCCAAATTCTTTAGTTTAGGTTTGACACCCTTCAGTCTAGCAATCTTGACTTTCTTTGCAACCCTCTTGGCAAAATGCTTCTTGATGCGCAATTGAGCCGCCTTCTCGGGACGAATCACGCTATCCGCCTTGCGGACTGCCTGCCTATCTCTTCGGCGAACAGCCAAAACTTTGTTAGCAGCCACCACGGCTTCACTATACATTTCCGTACCAACCAATCCTtaaaattgaatcaattaaatGCAATggttattaaaatttaaagttaaacaaacaagaaatgatTGTACCTTTTATAAGCTCTGAAACTTCATGCGCTAAGTCCTTGACTTCCTTAGGGGATCCATCGTCGTTGATGTCGCGCGTAAGTGGCGAAACGAAAAACTTTAAGACCGTCTCAAGTCCTTCTTTTCCAGCAACTTGATTCAAGTCCACAGCTACAGCCGCCATCCATTTGAACACGGCAAGACGCTGAAAACAGTCAAGATTAACCAATAAGGTATGTATACCAACTCTTGTATACACTAGCATTCTTAGTAAGAAGTAGTAAGAAATGTTACCTTGGTAGGTGTTTTGGGATGAAGAACAACTTCAGCGTTAACTTCTCGTCTCAATTTACCGGTCAACCAAGCAAGCGTTGGAGCCTTGATCTTGGATTCTTCTTCGGATTCTTCCGATACTGGAATGCGGTTTGCAACTTTGCCGATGAACACCAAGTTCTTGATGACTTGATCTGCCAACTGATTGTCTAGCATCTCGGACTGCAGTTGCATAACTAAATCTCTTGCAAGTGATCGAAGTCGTTTGGATATTTCGCCACAGAAAAAATAACTACGAGTCACTTCTTCAGAAGGTTTCACTACGTATGCGGCTAATTCTTCAGGCTTATGCCATCCGAGTAAAGTGCCTACGAGTCTGGAGCTCAGCGTGCGGATCCAAAGATGAGGATGCGATAAATGGTGAATGATCTTTTCCCATATTTGTTCTGAAAAATCTTTGTTGTCTTCA
This sequence is a window from Daphnia pulicaria isolate SC F1-1A chromosome 7, SC_F0-13Bv2, whole genome shotgun sequence. Protein-coding genes within it:
- the LOC124348964 gene encoding transmembrane protein 181-like, which encodes MKMDSDPDLSFSVWGSFGKARNQMSQFCDLCSEFSRFIAPAYHHDRCERSVQMRLYSMHKREFGLVFLAFFACFGMCVFIGLAGPPITSTTNQSISQVNGHPNGSDMATGPYYLATPLLTSYHQQFWVIAQIVTENKDDESFEKKFHVSIAMDGIIEDDQVIKMVSNDHTHNRTRDLQCERQNCSEILILHMGYFDYSHYALTIRFYGLESIHNRYVIRDVIFFFRSYNPAFTRLEIWFRFVFLLSTFIVTCWYFLCMKKYSVVNWSLEQRWMSVLMPLLILYNDPLFSLSFLIDSWFPGALDAVFQITFISALLLFWLCVYHGLRQNDRRLIFYLPKILLVGSIWLSMIIVAVWQEIEEVNDPTFSYKLDTEHFYGFKVFLIVASAIYLAYLVLLMIKAYSELRSMPFFDMRLKFLTLLVLFVLSISISVTFLRYGIGVLQDNFIAQLSTNYRNSSEFLALYGLLNFYIYTMAYVYSPTSNAVLEHSVMKDNPAFSMVNDSDEDVVYGSDDDGRKPLTINLTSKDDDSD